In the Phaeobacter piscinae genome, GCTCGTGATCCCAAATCGCTTATCACTATTGCCCGTGCATCGGGTGAGGCTGCCGAAACCGAGCCATTGGATCTCGGCGCTCGGGTGCGCGAGTTGCGCAAGGCGCGGGACTGGACGCTGGAACATGCCGCCAATCAGGCGGGGCTGGCGCGATCAACCCTGTCGAAGATTGAAAATGGTCAGATGTCACCGACTTACGAGGCGTTGAAGAAGCTGGCGGTGGGGCTTCAGATCTCGGTTCCACAGCTGTTTACCCAGCCGCAACGGGATCAGGTGAATGGCCGTTTGACTGTTACCAAAACCGGTCAGGGATCTGCCCATGCCACCACGACCTATGAACATGAGCTGCTGGCCGACAGCCTGACACGCAAACAGATGTTGCCCTATCGCGCCCGTGTACGGGCGAGATCGATGGATGAGTTCGAGGGCTGGGTGCGCCACGACGGTGAGGAATTCCTATACGTACTGACCGGTGTCGTACGGCTTTATACTGAGTTCTACGAACCGATCGAAATGCGGCGTGGCGACAGCGCCTATTACGACGCGGCCATGGGGCATAACGTGATCTCGCTCAGCGACGAGGATGCAACGATCCTCTGGGTGACATCGCTGTCCTGAGCAGGTGGCTTTGAAACAAATCTCTCGCCAGTCCAGCGCCGAGCGTGAACTTCACGGTCAAAACGGATCTGTTCTTGACTGATTACATCATTCAGATTTCCACAGACTAGCCGTCCCTGGGTGTGTTTTCGACCGCAGCAGGGTCGGTTTAGATCAGTTGAATTTACGTTCCAGCTCCCG is a window encoding:
- a CDS encoding helix-turn-helix domain-containing protein, with amino-acid sequence MTARDPKSLITIARASGEAAETEPLDLGARVRELRKARDWTLEHAANQAGLARSTLSKIENGQMSPTYEALKKLAVGLQISVPQLFTQPQRDQVNGRLTVTKTGQGSAHATTTYEHELLADSLTRKQMLPYRARVRARSMDEFEGWVRHDGEEFLYVLTGVVRLYTEFYEPIEMRRGDSAYYDAAMGHNVISLSDEDATILWVTSLS